The following nucleotide sequence is from Nitratidesulfovibrio termitidis HI1.
GCGACAGGCCGTCGAGCACCTCGCGCAGCTTGCCGCACATGGCCGGTGACAGGTCGCACATTTCCTGGGCCAGATTGCCGAAGGGGCAGCCGCGCTCATAGTCCCATTCCTGGTAGCGCTGGCGGGCCAGTTCGAAGAACCTGCGCAGCCGGTCCAGCGGGGGCACGTTCGCATTGCGCAGCACCTGGGCAAGGGCCGGGGTGCGCACTTCGCGGTAATGGTCGATGAGCGCCAGCCCGAACTCTTCCTTGCTGGGGAAGTAGAAATAGAACGAACCCTTGGGCACACCGGCCAGGTCGAGGATTTCCTTGATGCCGGTGTTGTTGAATCCCTTGCGGTGGACCAGTTCGGCCCCGGCGTCCAGGATGGCTCGGCGTGCGTCGCGTTTCATGGGGTCACTAATAGACCAGTCGTCTAGTTGTGGTCAAGGGAAAAAAGAACCCGCCCGTCTGCGTACTGTGCGCAGACGGGCGGGTTGTGTGATTCTGGCGCGTTATGAGTGGAAGTGCGGCAGACGGCGCTACACGCAGACCATGTCGTAGGCGGCGCCGGTCAGGGCGCGACCTCCTTGCGAGGTAACCTCGAAGGTGTTCTCCACCCCCACCATGCCCACTCCGGCAATGCCCATCTTGGGTTCCAGGGCGATGGTCATGCCTTCTTCCAGCGGCTCGTCGAAACGGTGGGCGATGACCGGGTATTCATCGATGGTCAGGCCTATGCCATGGCCCAGAAAGGTGACCTTGTTGGAGCCCAGCCCCATGAACCCTTCGGACAGGCCCGCGCGCTCCACGATTTCCAGCGTGGAACGCCAGATGTCCGAAGGGATTTCGCCGGGGCGCAGCCGTTCCGCCGCTCGGGCCTGCACCTCTATGCACAGGTCGTGGGCGCGGCGCACCGCGTCGGGGATGGATGCGGCGTTGCCCGCCCAGTACAGTTGGGTCTTGTCGGTGTGGTAGCCTTCAAGGCAGAAGCCGATGTCCAGCGCCAGCGGGGTGCCGCGCCGCCAGACCGACCCCGCGTACCCCATGAACGGGATGGCCGGGTGCTCGCCCTTCAGGCCCAGCGGGCCGTTGAAATGGCTGGGGTAGTTGCCGTTGTCCCCGGCGGCTATGTGTCCCAGAAAGCATTCCTCGCCCGGCGCGCCCATGCGCATCAGCCCGCCATGCCCCCGGCTGAAGAAGACCTGCCACGACAGGTGCGAAATCTCGCGTTCGCTCATGCCGGGGCGCAGCAGGCCGGGCAGCACGTCATGCAGGCATTCGTGGTGGCGGGCGCCAGCCAGGCGCAGCTTGACCAGTTCCCATTCGGT
It contains:
- a CDS encoding TetR/AcrR family transcriptional regulator; this translates as MKRDARRAILDAGAELVHRKGFNNTGIKEILDLAGVPKGSFYFYFPSKEEFGLALIDHYREVRTPALAQVLRNANVPPLDRLRRFFELARQRYQEWDYERGCPFGNLAQEMCDLSPAMCGKLREVLDGLSRAMGDILNEAAARGELAPGLEPYETAAFVMDAWEGAILRMKAEKNVHPLLRLEHMVFTRILNSSRPAPRTGPHDV
- a CDS encoding M24 family metallopeptidase — translated: MSHAHASHAPAPRPFTAAERLPAEEARLRQSRALDILAAQAPDAGGLMAFSRVAIYYLTGTAGNGVLWLPRDGEPVLLVRKGEERARLESPLANIVSFRSYGDLTGLCANAGSPLAPVVAAEMSGLPWSLAAMLQQRLTGVSFLPGDTVLTRARARKTEWELVKLRLAGARHHECLHDVLPGLLRPGMSEREISHLSWQVFFSRGHGGLMRMGAPGEECFLGHIAAGDNGNYPSHFNGPLGLKGEHPAIPFMGYAGSVWRRGTPLALDIGFCLEGYHTDKTQLYWAGNAASIPDAVRRAHDLCIEVQARAAERLRPGEIPSDIWRSTLEIVERAGLSEGFMGLGSNKVTFLGHGIGLTIDEYPVIAHRFDEPLEEGMTIALEPKMGIAGVGMVGVENTFEVTSQGGRALTGAAYDMVCV